One genomic segment of Brassica napus cultivar Da-Ae chromosome A3, Da-Ae, whole genome shotgun sequence includes these proteins:
- the LOC106438324 gene encoding peptidyl-prolyl cis-trans isomerase CYP21-3, mitochondrial: protein MAKIKPQALLQQSKKKKGPAPISITSIVIYTLAVLLVVFVLFSAYKRWTLRSEIPTHNGRSLLQDPASSGVKKNTNLPWFATLDTGKGSVTIQLFKDAAPNVVDEFINLSQDGYFKGFSFSRVVKHAVIQAGHSAQFDAVKDWALQRNNLHTSLKQEEYMVGTPKAKNEQGGFEFFIVSSQITDLNEKLTVFGRVVKGQDVVKEIEEVEIDEHYQPKAPIEIMSVTLLQDM from the exons ATGGCGAAGATCAAGCCTCAAGCTCTTTTGCAGcaaagcaagaagaagaaaggaccTGCTCCTATTAGCATAACCAGCATCGTGATTTACACCTTGGCCGTGCTTTTGGTCGTCTTCGTCCTCTTCTCCGCCTACAAACGTTGGACCCTCAG ATCTGAGATCCCAACGCACAATGGTAGATCACTTCTTCAG GATCCAGCCTCCTCTGGAGTGAAGAAGAATACTAATCTCCCATGGTTTGCT ACCTTGGATACTGGCAAAGGTTCAGTGACCATTCAACTATTCAAGGATGCTGCTCCCAACGTTGTTGACGAATTCATCAACTTATC TCAAGATGGGTATTTCAAAGGTTTCTCATTCAGTAGAGTTGTAAAGCATGCTGTGATTCAAGCTGGCCACTCTGCTCAGTTCGATGCTGTCAAAGATTGGGCTCTCCAAAGGAATAATCTTCATACCAG TTTAAAACAAGAAGAATACATGGTGGGAACCCCTAAAGCTAAAAACGAGCAAGGAGGATTTGAGTTTTTCATTGTATCTTCTCAGATCACAGACCTCAATGAGAAATTGACGGTCTTTGGTCGAGTTGTGAAGGGACAAGACGTTGTTAAGGAGATCGAGGAGGTTGAGATAGATGAGCATTATCAACCAAAAGCACCAATCGAGATCATGTCCGTCACTTTGCTTCAAGACATGTGA
- the LOC106438322 gene encoding DEAD-box ATP-dependent RNA helicase 24-like, producing the protein MSIRNSTRFRGGDNSEDADVDNIDFTENEEDEEEDVDNGASAPANDEIDPLDAFMEGIHEEMKAAPPPKPKEKVERYKDDEDDDHVVSFLKAKKDLGLTLAADALNAGYNSDEEVYAAAKAVDAGMLEFDSDDNPIVVDKRKIEPIQALNHSSVDYEPINKDFYEEVESIASMSEQEALDYRKSLGIRVSGFDVPKAVKTFEDCGFSSQIMSAIKKQAYEKPTTIQCQALPVVLSGRDVIGIAKTGSGKTAAFVLPMIVHIMDQPELQREEGPIGVICAPTRELAHQIFLEAKKFSKAYGLRVSAVYGGMGKHEQLKELKAGCEIVVATPGRLIDMLKMKALTMMRASYLVLDEADRMFDLGFEPQVRSIVGQIRPDRQTLLFSATMPWKVEKLAREILSDPIRVTVGEAGMANEDITQVVSVIPSDAYKLPWLLEKLPGMIDEGDVLVFASKKATVDEIEAQLTLNGFKVAALHGDKDQASRMETLQKFKSGIYHVLVATDVAARGLDIKSLKTVVNYDTAKDMDMHVHRIGRTGRAGDKDGVAYTLVTQREARFAGELINSLVAAGQNVPPELMDLAMKDGRFKSKRDGRKGGGKKGGGRGGGNRGVRGVDFGLGIGFNSESSGTSSQAAPSRSAAAPSRSAAAPSRKGVINSVRTGVMAQFTNSFVAATPSNEAYPNKRPALTGFVSGGTIGGDMGRAQTQTPPVATSHHSSQKNTQSSEDRPRERKRRSGWDS; encoded by the exons ATGTCTATTCGGAACTCTACGAGGTTTCGCGGCGGAGATAACTCAGAAGATGCCGATGTAGATAACATTGATTTTACAGAAAAcgaagaggatgaagaagaagacgttgACAACGGCGCCTCTGCACCTGCTAACGACGAGATCGATCCACTAGACGCATTCATGGAGGGAATCCACGAGGAGATGAAGGCTGCTCCACCTCCCAAGCCAAAGGAGAAAGTAGAGAGGTACAAGGACGACGAAGACGACGATCATGTCGTGAGTTTCCTCAAGGCCAAGAAGGATTTGGGGCTCACGCTAGCTGCGGACGCGCTTAACGCAGGTTACAACTCCGACGAGGAGGTGTATGCTGCAGCTAAGGCAGTAGATGCGGGGATGCTGGAGTTCGATTCCGATGATAATCCGATTGTTGTGGATAAAAGGAAGATCGAGCCGATTCAAGCGCTTAATCATAGTTCAGTTGATTACGAACCGATCAATAAGGACTTCTACGAGGAGGTTGAATCAATAGCCA gTATGAGTGAACAAGAAGCTTTGGATTATCGTAAGAGTTTGGGGATTCGTGTGTCAGGATTTGATGTTCCTAAGGCAGTAAAGACCTTTGAGGATTGTGGTTTCTCCTCACAGATCATGAGTGCTATCAAGAAACAAGCTTATGAGAAACCCACTACCATACAGTGTCAAGCTTTACCGGTTGTGCTCTCTGGTCGAGATGTTATTGGCATAGCCAAAACTGGTTCAGGGAAGACCGCAGCTTTTGTTCTTCCCATGATTGTGCATATCATGGATCAGCCTGAGCTTCAGAGAGAAGAAGGTCCTATTGGTGTCATATGTGCCCCAACCAGAGAGCTGGCGCATCAGATATTCTTGGAAGCGAAGAAATTCTCGAAAGCGTATGGCCTACGAGTCTCAGCTGTGTATGGTGGAATGGGGAAACATGAGCAGTTGAAAGAACTCAAGGCGGGATGCGAGATAGTTGTTGCTACTCCTGGAAGGTTGATAGATATGCTGAAGATGAAGGCTTTGACAATGATGAGAGCCTCGTATTTGGTTCTTGACGAGGCTGATCGGATGTTTGACCTCGGTTTTGAGCCGCAAGTGAGGTCTATCGTTGGCCAGATTCGTCCAGATCGCCAGACTTTACTCTTTTCAGCCACCATGCCTTGGAAAGTTGAAAAGTTAGCTAGGGAGATCCTTTCGGATCCCATTAGAGTCACTGTTGGTGAAGCTGGGATGGCCAATGAGGATATTACACAGGTTGTCAGTGTGATACCATCAGATGCTTACAAACTTCCTTGGCTACTTGAGAAGCTACCTGGAATGATTGATGAAGGTGATGTATTGGTTTTTGCGTCTAAAAAAGCCACGGTTGATGAGATCGAAGCTCAGCTGACTCTGAATGGTTTTAAAGTTGCTGCCCTTCACGGTGATAAAGACCAAGCATCACGAATGGAAACGTTGCAGAAGTTCAAATCTGGAATATACCATGTGCTAGTTGCCACCGATGTTGCTGCCCGAGGGCTCGACATCAAATCGCTCAAGACAGTGGTTAACTACGACACTGCAAAGGACATGGACATGCATGTACATCGTATTGGTAGAACAGGTCGTGCTGGTGACAAAGATGGGGTTGCCTACACACTTGTTACGCAGAGAGAGGCTAGATTTGCTGGTGAACTGATTAACAGTCTGGTTGCTGCTGGTCAGAATGTGCCTCCAGAACTCATGGATCTCGCCATGAAG GATGGACGATTCAAGTCCAAGCGTGACGGAAGAAAAGGAG GTGGGAAGAAAGGTGGAGGACGAGGTGGTGGGAATAGAGGAGTACGAGGAGTTGATTTCGGTCTTGGTATTGGATTTAACTCAGAATCAAGTGGGACATCGTCTCAAGCTGCTCCAAGTAGAAGCGCTGCTGCACCAAGTAGAAGCGCTGCTGCACCAAGTAGAAAGGGGGTGATCAATTCTGTGAGAACTGGAGTAATGGCCCAATTCACGAATAGCTTTGTGGCTGCTACGCCATCAAACGAAGCTTATCCGAACAAGAGACCAGCCCTAACGGGATTTGTCTCAGGTGGGACCATTGGTGGGGACATGGGTAGAGCTCAAACTCAAACTCCCCCAGTAGCAACTAGTCATCACTCGAGTCAAAAGAATACACAGAG TTCTGAAGATCGGCCAAGAGAGAGGAAAAGGAGATCTGGTTGGGATAGTTGA
- the LOC106438325 gene encoding proline-rich protein 12 translates to MGDNGGGSHFDAIKNTVRKKRSLIPRRPRTEGFGLFTPPHHFSSDDIPAFDTNPRRKEFSLSHCISRADSQTGNNDSLQREATDLGERKRMKLKIGGVSRLAHANGSPRKSSKPVNATTNNHLEESSADCNSPLDKKADLEKDESMTGRRKQGEPGGSVRKSKRALKKQVSDSDDDNDGELRFLETLKVKPPGVTIGGNSASEKASDDMDAEELDPVPDGIEIGNEIKRESTMTSRQRALASASGKSTPVEFQDGLPPTSRRKRENLSEMEQQVKKAEAAQRRKVQVEKAARESEAEAIRKILGQDSSRKKREDKIKKRLDEIAQEKAAHEERVSTSYIRTIMGPNGTTVSFPIDKVPSLFDPKPSGYPPPRENCAGPSCTNPYRYRDSKTKVPLCSLQCYKAVQQQQQQQQTSEPATDPTPPPEQTSEPATNPTPPPEQTSEPATDPTPPQEQTSEPATNPTPPPEQTSEPATDPTPPPEQTSEPATEPTPPPV, encoded by the exons ATGGGCGATAATGGTGGTGGTTCTCATTTTGATGCTATCAAGAATACCGTGAGGAAGAAACGCAGCCTCATTCCTCGTCGTCCTCGCACTGAAGGATTCGGTCTTTTCACACCTCCACATCACTTCTCGAGTGATGATATACCCGCATTTGATACTAACCCTAGAAGGAAAGAGTTTAGTCTTAGCCACTGTATATCCAGGGCtgattcccaaacaggaaacaaTGATTCTCTGCAGAGAGAGGCAACTGATTTGGGTGAAAGGAAGAGAATGAAGCTTAAGATTGGTGGTGTGAGTCGTCTGGCTCATGCTAATGGTTCACCTCGAAAGTCTTCCAAACCGGTGAATGCTACTACTAACAACCATTTGGAG GAAAGTTCAGCAGATTGTAACTCCCCTCTAGACAAGAAGGCTGATCTTGAGAAAGACGAATCCATGACAGGGAGGAGAAAACAAGGTGAACCAGGTGGCTCGGTTCGCAAGAGCAAACGAGCCCTTAAGAAGCAGGTTTCTGATAGCGATGATGACAATGATGGTGAGCTCCGATTTTTGGAAACGCTCAAGGTTAAGCCACCTGGGGTTACAATTGGGGGAAATTCTGCATCTGAAAAGGCTTCTGATGACATGGATGCGGAGGAACTTGATCCAGTGCCTGATGGAATAGAGATTGGCAACGAGATTAAGAGGGAATCGACTATGACTAGTCGCCAGCGAGCCCTTGCTTCTGCATCTGGCAAATCAACCCCAGTTGAATTTCAAGATGGATTACCTCCTACATCGAGAA GGAAAAGAGAGAATCTTTCAGAGATGGAGCAGCAAGTGAAGAAGGCTGAAGCTGCTCAAAGGCGAAAAGTGCAGGTTGAGAAGGCTGCAAGGGAGTCTGAG GCAGAGGCGATCAGAAAAATTCTAGGCCAAGATTCGAGCAGGAAGAAGCGTGAAGACAAGATTAAAAAGCGACTTGATGAAATTGCTCAG GAGAAAGCTGCGCATGAGGAAAGGGTCTCTACAAGCTACATCAGAACAATAATGGGTCCTAATGGAACCACTGTTTCATTTCCCATTGACAAAGTGCCTAGCCTGTTCGATCCTAAACCATCCGG TTATCCTCCACCGCGAGAAAACTGCGCGGGTCCATCGTGCACCAATCCGTACAGGTATCGTGATTCAAAGACTAAGGTTCCTCTGTGCAGCCTCCAATGCTACAAGGCAgttcagcagcagcagcagcagcagcagaccTCTGAACCAGCAACCGACCCCACCCCACCACCGGAGCAGACCTCTGAACCAGCAACCAACCCCACCCCACCACCGGAGCAGACCTCTGAACCAGCAACCGACCCCACCCCACCACAGGAGCAGACCTCTGAACCAGCAACTAACCCCACCCCACCACCGGAGCAGACCTCTGAACCAGCAACCGACCCCACCCCACCACCGGAGCAGACCTCTGAACCAGCAACCGAACCCACCCCACCACCGGTTTAG